In Maylandia zebra isolate NMK-2024a linkage group LG9, Mzebra_GT3a, whole genome shotgun sequence, the genomic stretch GTAGGTGCTGCACAATTGCTGAACTGACACATAGTAACTGTAAATAATATATGCACAAACCATTAGAATTCCAATATGAAGTAATTGAACTAACTAACCAACTAAccaactaactaactaactaacttttttgtataaacaaaagaaaatattctTCAGACTTTGTGTAGCTGTATCTTATTTTCACTAATGACAGTGTCAGTGTTTTATGagtatgcaaaaacaaaaaaatgcagaGCAACAAGATGATCTAAAACGTCACAGGGGAAATGGTACTCCTGTTTCATTTCTTGAAATCTGTCACTTTGTCTCATTTCAGTAAAAACTCTGAGTCCAAATTTTATTCCATTATAAAagtaaatgtacatttttttaaccaGTTCATAGTTTAATATTTTCACACATGTAGTTGTGTGAAAAATAAAGTATACCCGCTTTCGTTTCCAAGGTTTTACATGACAGGACAAATTAAAATAATCATTTGACCCTTAGCAGTGACATTATTTGTTTAACAAATACTGAGTCAAATTCAGaagctgtgtttaaaaaatataattagaCCCCCAAGATTTAACAGCAATAGCTTTAATAATAGTTTTCTGTGTGAGGTCATCAGTCATTTTTATAGCCCAAATTATCACCCCTACaccaccatgcttcacagttggtatgaggtgttggTGCTGATATggtgtgtttagtttttcatCATATGTGGTGCTGTGCATGACGACCAAAcgtctccactttggtctcaacTGCCCAgtggacattgttccagaagtcttggtTCAGATGTTCAGATTTGTGCAACTTTGCAAAgctaagctgtgctgccatgttctttttagagagacgAGGGtttcttcagtctttttctaattgtaccgTCGTGAactttaataattaaaatgttaacTGAAGCCAATAGAGACTGACATGTAGCTCACAAGCTTCTTGCTGATTCTGAGGTTTGCACTATCTGAatttggggtgaatttgctgggacgtcACTCCTGGCAAGATTGGCAACTGTGTTGACTGTTTTCCACTTGTAAATAGTCTTTCTCGCTGTAGAGTGATGGATTTCAAATGGCCGAGTAACCCTTCCCAGATTGATTGGGAGCAACAATTCCTTCTCTGAGATGATTGTTGATGTTGTTACACTTTCACGCCCCAATTCTCCAGACCAGAAAACCACtgaaacatttgttttattaCAGGTGCTCATGATTACTAAAGATCAGCacttggctgctacttaccctcttaaaTCCTGTGGAAGTAATAAATAGTTACTTTGGTTTTTATACAATTCTTCTccatttttgctttatttttcttaaataactATATAGTCTAataatttatgtgtttttattttgtcttaatATGTAAACATAAATAATGTTCATGCTTGGTTTGGTGATTAACAATCTCTCAGCTTTTATTACAACTTCAGACAATTAATTGCTAAATCAacctttttatgtgtttttgtaaagcatttttttaacatCTTGCCATCAGTGattattttattgctgcttAATAAAGGAGGATTAAATGGTGGGTCTTGTTTTTCAGGCAGCATGTTTGACaccagctgattatcagaatcCATCTGGTCCCATCACCAAAGTTTTGGCTGTGGGTATGAAACTCATCATCTCCCTGGAGTTCCTCGCTGGATCTCCTGTTTGCCACTGGATCAGAGGAGAAGACCGAGTAATGACAGCGTAAGtgactgtctgtgtttctgtttgtgtgctttATCTTTTTATGTAATTAAACTGAGATGTTTCTTTTAACCTCAGCAGAAATGGGAGTCAGTCCATGGTCACATCACCGCTTTCTGAGACAGATTCAGGGGAGTACACTCTGACGTGTAAATCCAACAATGTCACCATGTTCTCCACGACTGTGATTCTTCATGTAATGAGTGAGTAACAGCTTCTCACCTTCTTTCTTCTATAATACTCACACAATCTCTGTTTGATCATAAATTAGTGATAATAAAAAATGAAGTtaactgttttctttgttgtttagaATGTCCAACAAAACCACACCTGATGCTCGATGGTGTTGACGTGTCAGATACTTCCCCGCTTTTTAAGTGCATCTCTGAGGGTTTCCCCAAACCCACAATCAAATGGTCTGGGTAAGATGTTGTCCTTTACATTTGTATGTAAACTTTAGAATAGCAGCACTTCTTAATGTCTGATTTTAGACTGAATCATTTGGAGAGATGCTTTATTTTGGTGGGTGGTTGGGATAAATGGGTATTAGACAAGCTTTGATAATAATGTTTGTCAAAGACACAGCGCTctgaaaatataattttacagcactaacatttttctctctgtttgacCAGTAACAAGGATGGACAACAGAGTTTAAAGGGAAGCGACAGAAAGACAGAGTGCACAATATCAAGCACTGAATATTATAATAGAGGAATGATGTGCTGTGCAACCAATGCTGAAGGACAAGAGTGCTCCCAACTGTATGACTACGGTAACTGGATTTAAATTAATTCATAACAAATTTAATACATCCATAATGAATTTATCCATAAATTATTACAGGAGTTAATTTCAGTAAAATTTGGTTCAAATACTTGAAAAAACAATGTTTACTCAGACATTAACTAACTGATCTCAGAGAAGCAAATGACAAATTCTGcctgaaaaatatatttttgactTGAGGCCCTGATGTGTGTTTCAGACTTACAGAGCAGCGTAATGAACAAAGATGAGGTTTCTACTGTCACCCTGAGCAAAGGTCAGTCTCTGCTGCTTCGCTGCAGAGTAAAGGGATACAGTCTGAGATCACCTGTGTGGGAGAAAGGAGGAAAACACCTCAATGCCAGGACACTGTCACGTAAaccagagaaggaggaggaggtacAGTAATGTCCTGTAATCAGGGAGAGTTTCCTTAAACTTTCTTGTTATGTTTGTCTGAAAACTGACCGACCTTTTTAATATTCCTCAGTCTGAGACAAAAAGTACTTCACTGATAATCATCCTGCAAATGATCATTATTATGGGGTTTTTCTTCCAGATGTGCATTAAAAATGACTCACATTTCGGTGTTCAGATGGCCTACCTGTCCATCAGATCAGTGAGAGAGGAGCACAGCGGCACATACACCTGCACGAGTGCAGATAAAAACTCAAAGTCTGTTCATGTTAATGTCTCAGGTCAGTAGACTTCATTTCATGTCATTATTATTTGAAACTGTTCCCACTGAATAAATCTGGTTTATTCTTGTGTTTCCTCAGATGAAGGTTTCCTCTCTGCACAGCTGGATGAGACCAAGATCATATCAGCTCAGGAGGCATCCAGCACCTGCTTGCAGGCCACTGTTTCCTACCATCCTGTTCTCCAGTACTGTTCCTGGGAGACTCCTGACAAAAACAGGACTAAATGTGTCAGGGAGACATGGGTAACACAGCACAGGTACTTCAATGACGCAAACTGTCATCATGTAGAAGTGTAAAATTATCCATTCATTCACGTTTTTCATGATCAGTGTAATCATGTGATATGAGGACTGTAATGAACTGTTTCTCAGGACTGTGAAGCTTTGTGATCCACTCATATCAGGAGATTATAAGTTACACCTGGAGGCTGGAGgacaaaaggaaacaaagatCATATCAGTGTGTGTTGTAGGTGGGTTAATGTAACCTTTGTTACAGTTGTATTATTACTTAAATttaattataatttatatttaaaatgtgagAATATTTGAGATCATCTGATTTTTGTTCCAGATGAACCAAAGTTCAACTTCTTGTTTAATAAGGATGATGGTACCCTCAACCTTGAGACTGTCAGTCCTGTGCCAGCAAACTATACCTGGATGTTTTGCTCTAAGTCCAATGACAGGTATGATCACCTGCACAGCCGTTCAGCTCAGAGCATTTTAGCTCTGATTATTTAAACTCCTTTTACTTTGTTTCACAGCTGCAGTGAAATTGACTCATCCTGGGATGAGGTCCCAAATGCATTTCAAATAGATTCTGATGTTTCCTGCTATAAGCCGATCAAGAGCTTAGTGAGCAAAGACGTGTTAAAAGGAGACCAATTCAGGTTTTGTCTGACAAACCCAGTTGGCTCCTGGTGCAAAACCCATTACATGATCATCCCACCTACACCTCAGCCCTCTATTGGTAATAACAAGTCTCATGAATATATTTACTGAAAAtatttgatgaaaaaaaaaatctaaaagttgctcacattgttttgttttgttttttaggtaaGCCACCTGAGAAGAACTCCTTCCTGCTGACAGTATGTGTGGTTCTGGCTCTGGCTTTGACACTCGCCATCATGGTGCTCACGTATTTTGTCAAAAAGAAGGTAAATATAAATAAGGTGTATCAGCATACAtataaatgcaaacacacacaaagacgtgacaccaaaccttttgtgtttccAGCAGAAACCTCAATATCAGCCTCAGCTTCAGATGATCCAGATGACTGGACCCAGTGATAATGATTACATCTACATCAACTTCAAGGACTTTGAGTATGACAGGAAATGGGAGTTTCCCAGGGA encodes the following:
- the LOC101480562 gene encoding receptor-type tyrosine-protein kinase FLT3; amino-acid sequence: MPRHQNMIAAVLLLCAVGALSDDGKTPPCVPSYEAACLTPADYQNPSGPITKVLAVGMKLIISLEFLAGSPVCHWIRGEDRVMTARNGSQSMVTSPLSETDSGEYTLTCKSNNVTMFSTTVILHVMKCPTKPHLMLDGVDVSDTSPLFKCISEGFPKPTIKWSGNKDGQQSLKGSDRKTECTISSTEYYNRGMMCCATNAEGQECSQLYDYDLQSSVMNKDEVSTVTLSKGQSLLLRCRVKGYSLRSPVWEKGGKHLNARTLSRKPEKEEEMCIKNDSHFGVQMAYLSIRSVREEHSGTYTCTSADKNSKSVHVNVSDEGFLSAQLDETKIISAQEASSTCLQATVSYHPVLQYCSWETPDKNRTKCVRETWVTQHRTVKLCDPLISGDYKLHLEAGGQKETKIISVCVVDEPKFNFLFNKDDGTLNLETVSPVPANYTWMFCSKSNDSCSEIDSSWDEVPNAFQIDSDVSCYKPIKSLVSKDVLKGDQFRFCLTNPVGSWCKTHYMIIPPTPQPSIGKPPEKNSFLLTVCVVLALALTLAIMVLTYFVKKKQKPQYQPQLQMIQMTGPSDNDYIYINFKDFEYDRKWEFPRENLELGKELGSGAFGMVVQATAYGIKKPGVSQKVAVKMLKEKHQSMEKEALMSELKMLTHIGHHANIVNLLGACTDSGPVYLIFQYCCHGDLLNYLKNNCERYHKSVTDAFDKDRFRSLYHNLQLRKCPSALEAPVDNYVPMYTTNTRGQEDIALLTINSDDVDSCEEHNLSADPESFETSDEQTEDLEALTFDDLLSFAFQVARGMEFLSSKNCIHRDLAARNVLVTNGRQVKIGDFGLARDIDNDSNYVVRGNVRLPVKWMAPESIFQGMYTMKSDVWAYGILLWEIFSLGVTPYPGIKVDHMFYSMIERGFKMECPYYANETVYGMMHKCWALAPANRPSFSKLVSFLCDLLLDQEENLYQNTINQTCSDYQNASTIVDMSALTKASEEKKTQATNDYCQTCATEEKRAETCDGDTVAAEKELLKPSDAE